Proteins co-encoded in one Opitutus terrae PB90-1 genomic window:
- a CDS encoding carbon starvation CstA family protein, which produces MSTVPASVRPWTPWRLLGWAAVALLGAGSIGILAWSRGEPVNALWMVVASVCVFAIAYRFHSAWLMAKVLTLDELRATPAVVHEDGKDFVQTNRWVVFGHHFAAIAGPGPLVGPVLAAQFGFLPGMLWILIGATLGGAVHDSVILFCSVRRGGRSLGQIVSDEVGRFAGVVALLSIVAIMVILIAVLALVVVNALAESPWGLFTIAATMPIAVIMGCAMRYGPHGGRWLGWVSAFGVVALLGSVYCGQFMNQWGWAEALTLKGTTLAWWIIGYGVLASILPVWLLLAPRDYLSTFMKIGTVAALGVAIVLLAPVLKMPALTRFVDGTGPVFAGPVFPFCFITIACAAVSGFHSLIASGTTPKLLTRESDIRVIGYGAMITEMLVGIMALIAACTMEPGQYFAINMKGEAAAVTAQITQLGFPVTPADMAALADEVGEKTMIGRAGGAPTFAAGMAHMFAGVLGGKTALALWYHFAIMFEALFILTTIDAGTRVGRFIVQDLLGHVSKPLSNTRSVGGSTLATLLFVGAWGWFLYQGVIDPLGGINSLWPIFGVANQLLAVIALALGTTVLIKMGRTRYVWCTLAPLAWLLAVTMSAGWMKIFGANPRLGFLSAARDLAAKIASGGTPAQLAQWERLLFNNYVNTAITATFLVLVAIVVIANARVWWQLLSGRRAADLHEEKYVAVRVAESPELSV; this is translated from the coding sequence ATGTCTACGGTTCCTGCTTCTGTTCGCCCTTGGACTCCCTGGCGCCTGCTTGGTTGGGCCGCGGTCGCATTGCTCGGAGCGGGCTCGATCGGCATTCTCGCCTGGTCGCGCGGCGAGCCGGTCAACGCGCTCTGGATGGTCGTCGCGTCCGTCTGCGTTTTTGCCATCGCGTACCGGTTCCACTCCGCGTGGTTGATGGCCAAGGTGCTGACGCTGGACGAACTGCGGGCCACGCCGGCGGTGGTGCACGAGGACGGCAAGGATTTCGTGCAGACCAACCGGTGGGTCGTGTTCGGCCACCACTTCGCCGCGATCGCGGGGCCGGGGCCGCTCGTGGGGCCGGTGCTGGCGGCGCAATTTGGCTTCCTGCCGGGCATGCTGTGGATCCTGATCGGCGCGACGCTCGGCGGGGCGGTGCACGACAGCGTGATCCTGTTTTGCTCGGTCCGGCGCGGTGGCCGCTCGCTGGGCCAGATTGTCAGCGACGAGGTCGGCCGGTTCGCAGGCGTCGTCGCGCTGCTGAGCATCGTGGCGATCATGGTGATTCTCATCGCGGTGCTCGCGCTCGTGGTGGTCAACGCACTCGCGGAAAGCCCGTGGGGCCTGTTCACGATTGCCGCGACCATGCCGATCGCCGTGATCATGGGTTGCGCGATGCGTTACGGGCCGCACGGCGGCCGCTGGCTCGGTTGGGTGAGCGCGTTCGGCGTCGTTGCACTGCTCGGCTCGGTCTACTGCGGGCAGTTCATGAACCAATGGGGCTGGGCGGAAGCCCTGACCCTCAAGGGCACGACGCTGGCGTGGTGGATTATCGGCTACGGCGTACTGGCGTCGATCCTGCCGGTGTGGCTGCTGCTCGCGCCCCGCGATTATCTGAGCACGTTCATGAAAATCGGCACGGTCGCCGCCCTCGGCGTGGCGATCGTGCTGCTCGCGCCGGTGCTGAAGATGCCGGCGCTCACGCGTTTCGTGGACGGCACCGGGCCGGTGTTTGCGGGGCCGGTATTCCCGTTCTGCTTCATCACCATCGCGTGCGCGGCGGTGTCCGGCTTCCACTCGCTGATCGCATCCGGCACCACGCCGAAGCTGCTGACCCGCGAGAGCGATATTCGGGTGATCGGTTACGGCGCCATGATCACGGAGATGCTGGTCGGCATCATGGCGCTGATCGCCGCATGCACGATGGAGCCGGGGCAATATTTCGCCATCAACATGAAGGGCGAGGCGGCGGCGGTGACCGCGCAGATTACGCAACTCGGGTTTCCGGTGACGCCGGCCGACATGGCGGCGCTCGCAGACGAGGTCGGCGAAAAGACGATGATTGGGCGAGCCGGCGGCGCGCCGACGTTCGCGGCCGGCATGGCGCACATGTTTGCCGGCGTGCTGGGCGGCAAGACCGCACTCGCGCTCTGGTATCACTTTGCGATCATGTTCGAGGCGCTGTTCATCCTCACGACGATCGACGCGGGCACGCGGGTGGGCCGGTTCATCGTGCAGGACCTGCTTGGACATGTCTCGAAGCCGCTGAGCAACACGCGCTCGGTTGGCGGCAGCACGCTGGCCACGCTGTTGTTCGTTGGCGCCTGGGGCTGGTTCCTTTACCAGGGCGTGATCGATCCGCTTGGCGGCATCAACTCGCTCTGGCCGATCTTTGGGGTCGCGAACCAACTGCTGGCGGTGATCGCGCTCGCGCTCGGCACGACGGTCCTGATCAAGATGGGCCGCACGCGCTACGTGTGGTGCACGCTTGCCCCGTTGGCGTGGCTGCTCGCCGTCACGATGAGCGCGGGTTGGATGAAGATTTTTGGCGCGAATCCGCGGCTCGGTTTCCTGTCGGCGGCGCGTGATCTGGCGGCGAAGATCGCGAGCGGTGGCACGCCGGCGCAGCTCGCGCAATGGGAGCGGCTGCTCTTCAACAACTACGTCAACACCGCCATCACGGCGACGTTTCTAGTGCTGGTGGCGATCGTGGTGATCGCGAACGCTCGCGTCTGGTGGCAGCTGCTCTCCGGCCGCCGCGCGGCGGACCTGCACGAGGAGAAATATGTGGCGGTGAGGGTGGCGGAAAGCCCAGAGCTGAGCGTCTAG
- a CDS encoding ORF6N domain-containing protein, producing the protein MLLDYKLATPYGVETGALNRALRRNADRFREDSCFG; encoded by the coding sequence GTGTTGCTCGATTACAAACTGGCAACGCCCTACGGAGTCGAAACCGGCGCGTTGAATCGCGCGTTGCGCCGGAATGCCGACCGTTTTCGGGAGGATTCATGTTTCGGCTGA
- a CDS encoding TonB-dependent receptor: MSRAFRLDLLLLSCLACAFAARAQTAPAAEPVVRGEPLIVRERLLTGSPATVSRIELNDTPQLQVSTAQIADRTANFFVADNGARSFTDIFSLRGLTNTPIFGDPAVSVYLDDLPLGSGFTFPSALAGFARAELHRGPSQNTVFGRAGSAGVLTFSTPAPTAVATGEVRASFGNYRSRSASAEVSSASGGAADAYVGAGWAARDGYLTNTRLNRDVDDQNALSGLARFRYRPTETAELTLLLTTFRARDGVQPLVPLGGPLDTVNRSAEGETDVDAYNASLKAAFATALGELTAVTSFSSWELGPYSNTLDFGFAELSNAVNQEQRAWSEELKLRSDERSELRWQAGAFFSDGKTQGTFLRAFGPFVYENSTYRVDTRSIAAFGEATMDVTPAFSVTAGVRVEDVRKDFARTQFVPALYSFGREHESTALLPKLAARYVVDGATSVFASIGGGYKPGGFSAFTSNAALASFGPERTKAFEAGVTHALADRTLSVTARVFWYDISGYQIERSFATNAQTDDYLVRNAPHARSLGGELELAWRPLSGLVIAADLGATDVELREFRDPFSGVRYDGRRAPAVPTHDLSLRASYEHRSGFFVGADYSAVGRTYYTEGEELMFAQRSYALVSAQLGYATGRYRVTVFGANLTDEEYYTAITPGTGHATPGAPRTWGVAIGLKW; the protein is encoded by the coding sequence ATGAGTCGAGCCTTCCGCCTGGACCTTCTGTTGCTCTCGTGCCTCGCATGCGCCTTCGCCGCGCGGGCCCAGACCGCGCCCGCCGCCGAGCCCGTCGTGCGGGGCGAACCGCTGATCGTGCGGGAACGGTTGCTCACCGGCTCGCCCGCCACGGTCTCGCGCATCGAGCTCAATGACACGCCCCAGCTGCAGGTTTCGACGGCACAGATTGCCGATCGGACGGCCAACTTCTTCGTCGCGGACAACGGCGCGCGCTCGTTCACGGACATCTTCTCCCTCCGCGGACTCACGAACACGCCGATCTTCGGCGATCCCGCGGTAAGCGTTTATCTCGACGACCTGCCGCTCGGCAGCGGATTCACGTTCCCGAGCGCGCTCGCGGGATTCGCGCGGGCCGAGCTGCATCGCGGCCCGAGCCAGAACACCGTGTTTGGCCGGGCCGGATCCGCCGGTGTGCTGACGTTTTCCACGCCGGCGCCCACCGCGGTTGCAACGGGCGAGGTGCGGGCCAGTTTCGGCAACTACCGCAGCCGGTCCGCCTCCGCCGAGGTGAGCAGCGCGAGCGGCGGCGCCGCCGATGCCTATGTCGGCGCCGGCTGGGCCGCGCGCGACGGTTATCTCACCAACACGAGGCTCAACCGCGACGTCGACGATCAGAACGCCCTCTCGGGGCTCGCCCGGTTTCGCTATCGGCCGACCGAGACGGCGGAACTGACGCTGCTGCTCACCACGTTCCGGGCGCGCGACGGCGTGCAGCCCCTCGTGCCGCTCGGCGGCCCGCTCGATACCGTGAACCGCAGCGCGGAAGGCGAGACGGACGTCGACGCCTACAATGCCTCGCTCAAAGCCGCCTTCGCCACCGCCCTGGGCGAGCTCACGGCGGTGACGAGTTTCAGCAGCTGGGAACTCGGGCCCTACTCCAACACGCTCGATTTCGGCTTCGCCGAGCTCTCCAACGCGGTGAACCAGGAGCAGCGTGCGTGGAGCGAGGAGCTCAAGCTTCGCTCGGATGAACGCAGTGAGCTGCGCTGGCAGGCCGGCGCGTTTTTTTCCGATGGCAAAACCCAAGGCACTTTCCTGCGCGCGTTCGGCCCGTTCGTTTACGAAAACTCCACCTATCGCGTCGACACGCGCTCGATCGCGGCGTTTGGCGAAGCGACGATGGACGTGACGCCCGCCTTCAGCGTCACGGCCGGCGTGCGGGTGGAGGATGTGCGGAAGGATTTCGCGCGCACGCAGTTTGTGCCCGCGCTCTACTCGTTCGGCCGGGAGCACGAGTCGACGGCGCTGCTGCCGAAACTCGCGGCGCGTTACGTGGTCGATGGTGCCACGAGTGTGTTCGCCTCGATCGGCGGCGGCTACAAGCCGGGCGGGTTTTCCGCGTTCACGAGCAACGCCGCGCTCGCGTCCTTCGGCCCCGAGCGGACCAAGGCGTTCGAAGCCGGCGTGACGCACGCGCTCGCCGACCGCACGCTGTCAGTCACCGCCCGCGTTTTCTGGTATGACATCTCGGGCTATCAGATCGAACGCTCCTTCGCGACCAACGCGCAGACGGACGACTACCTCGTGCGCAACGCCCCTCACGCGCGCTCGCTGGGCGGCGAACTCGAGCTCGCGTGGCGGCCGTTGTCCGGCCTCGTGATCGCCGCCGATCTCGGCGCGACAGACGTCGAGCTCCGCGAGTTTCGCGATCCATTCAGCGGGGTCCGCTACGACGGCCGCCGCGCACCCGCCGTGCCGACGCACGACCTGAGTCTGCGTGCGAGCTACGAACATCGCAGCGGCTTCTTCGTCGGGGCCGACTACAGTGCGGTTGGCCGGACGTATTACACCGAAGGCGAGGAACTCATGTTCGCGCAGCGCTCCTACGCGCTGGTGAGTGCGCAGCTCGGCTATGCGACCGGTCGCTATCGCGTCACGGTTTTCGGCGCGAATCTCACGGACGAAGAGTATTACACCGCGATCACGCCCGGCACCGGCCACGCCACGCCCGGCGCGCCGCGAACCTGGGGCGTGGCGATCGGATTGAAGTGGTAA
- a CDS encoding 6-phosphofructokinase, which yields MAELVGNVLVGQSGGPTAVINASVAGIVAEALNHECIEEIYGALNGVLGILQEDLIDLAAESQQQIRALRHTPGAALGTCRYKLKKQSDYERVLEVFKAHNIRYFFYIGGNDSQDTADKISKLAQQQGYELRVIGVPKTIDNDLPITDHTPGYGSVVKYTATTIRELACDHEAMGQGDLVSIVEVMGRSAGWIAAGAALAKRRDHPHDPPHLIYLPEIPFDQAKCLEDVRRVLKREKFCMVVVGEGLIDADGNYVAADAATDSFGHAQLGGAGDFLKELVETNIPGVKARLAKPGIIQRAAAHAGSKTDADEAFLAGQAAVQAAIKGETDKMVTLVRGDTDHYTCETGLAPLAEIANGVKKLPREWINEDGTSMNFQFLRYAQPLIQGEVAVPFESGVPVFARLDKVRVDKTLPAFVA from the coding sequence ATGGCTGAACTCGTAGGAAATGTCTTGGTGGGCCAGTCGGGTGGCCCTACCGCCGTCATCAACGCGAGCGTTGCCGGAATTGTGGCCGAAGCGCTCAACCACGAGTGCATTGAAGAGATCTATGGCGCGTTGAACGGCGTCCTCGGGATCCTTCAGGAAGATCTGATCGACCTCGCCGCTGAGTCCCAGCAGCAGATCCGCGCGCTCCGGCACACTCCGGGTGCGGCGCTCGGCACCTGCCGCTACAAGCTGAAGAAGCAGTCCGACTACGAGCGCGTGCTCGAGGTCTTCAAGGCGCACAACATCCGCTACTTTTTCTACATCGGCGGCAATGACTCGCAGGACACCGCCGACAAGATCTCCAAGCTCGCGCAGCAGCAGGGCTACGAACTGCGCGTCATCGGCGTGCCGAAGACGATCGACAACGATCTCCCGATCACCGACCACACGCCGGGCTACGGCAGCGTGGTGAAATACACCGCCACGACGATCCGCGAGCTCGCCTGTGATCACGAAGCCATGGGCCAGGGCGATCTCGTCTCGATCGTGGAAGTCATGGGCCGCAGCGCGGGCTGGATTGCCGCCGGCGCCGCGCTGGCGAAGCGCCGCGATCACCCCCACGATCCGCCGCACCTGATTTACCTCCCGGAAATCCCGTTCGACCAGGCCAAGTGCCTCGAGGACGTCCGCCGCGTGCTCAAGCGCGAGAAATTCTGCATGGTCGTCGTCGGCGAGGGCCTGATCGACGCCGATGGCAACTACGTCGCCGCCGATGCGGCGACCGATTCGTTCGGTCACGCGCAGCTCGGCGGCGCGGGCGATTTTCTGAAGGAGCTGGTCGAGACGAATATTCCAGGCGTGAAAGCCCGCCTCGCGAAGCCGGGCATCATCCAGCGCGCCGCCGCCCATGCCGGCTCGAAGACCGACGCCGACGAGGCGTTCCTCGCCGGCCAGGCCGCCGTGCAGGCCGCGATCAAGGGCGAAACCGACAAGATGGTCACGCTCGTCCGCGGTGACACGGACCACTACACCTGTGAGACCGGGCTGGCGCCGCTCGCCGAGATCGCCAACGGCGTGAAGAAGCTGCCGCGCGAGTGGATCAACGAGGACGGCACGAGCATGAACTTCCAGTTCCTGCGCTATGCCCAGCCGCTGATTCAGGGCGAGGTCGCCGTGCCGTTCGAGAGCGGCGTGCCGGTGTTCGCGCGGCTCGACAAGGTGCGCGTCGACAAGACGCTGCCGGCGTTCGTCGCCTGA
- the purB gene encoding adenylosuccinate lyase: MNDTPTPFPTAAPIPNVLAERYASVAMKDIWSQTGRIALERDFWIAVMKAQRDLGVPIPADAIKDYERVKGQIDLASIDKRERVTLHDVKARIEEFSDLAKRQFIHLGLTSRDLTENVEQLQIFRALKTVRFKTAAALLALGRQAEAHRDLMITGRTHNVPAQPTTLGKRLAMFGQELLIAFTRLEELLERYPVRGLKGAVGTQLDQLTLLGGDSGKVDQLEARVLRHLGFRASLFAVGQVYPRSLDFEVVSALHQVGAAAASCATTVRLMAGAGLVTEGFQEGQVGSSSMPHKVNARNCERICGFSTILGGFVTMTSGLSGHQWNEGDVSCSVVRRLALPDSFFAIDGLLETFITVLRQMEVFPAAIAAENERNLPFLATTTILMEAVKRGGGRETAHAAIKEHTLAAAKALRSGGGDADLLSRLAGDKRIGLNKRALQTILGESARFVGAAPHQVDAFLDDVKPLAKKHKGATDYRPARLL; this comes from the coding sequence GTGAACGACACGCCCACGCCCTTCCCCACCGCCGCGCCCATTCCGAACGTTCTTGCCGAGCGCTACGCTTCCGTGGCGATGAAAGACATCTGGTCGCAGACGGGCCGCATCGCACTGGAGCGCGATTTCTGGATCGCGGTGATGAAGGCACAGCGCGACCTCGGCGTCCCAATCCCCGCCGACGCCATCAAGGACTACGAGCGCGTGAAGGGCCAGATCGACCTCGCCTCGATCGACAAGCGCGAGCGCGTCACCCTCCACGACGTCAAGGCGCGCATCGAGGAATTCTCCGATCTCGCCAAGCGCCAGTTCATCCACCTCGGGCTTACGAGCCGTGATCTCACGGAGAACGTCGAACAGCTGCAGATCTTTCGCGCGCTGAAAACCGTGCGGTTCAAAACCGCCGCCGCGCTGCTCGCGCTCGGCCGGCAGGCCGAGGCGCATCGCGATCTGATGATCACCGGCCGCACGCACAACGTCCCGGCGCAACCGACCACGCTCGGCAAGCGGCTCGCGATGTTCGGCCAGGAACTGCTGATCGCGTTCACCCGGCTCGAGGAATTGCTCGAACGCTACCCGGTGCGCGGATTGAAGGGCGCCGTCGGCACCCAGCTCGACCAGCTCACGCTGCTCGGCGGCGACAGCGGCAAGGTCGACCAGCTCGAGGCGCGCGTGCTGCGCCATCTGGGTTTCCGCGCCTCGCTGTTTGCGGTCGGACAGGTTTATCCGCGCAGCCTTGATTTCGAGGTCGTGTCCGCGCTGCACCAGGTCGGCGCCGCGGCCGCGAGCTGCGCCACCACGGTGCGACTCATGGCCGGCGCCGGGTTGGTAACGGAGGGATTCCAGGAAGGCCAGGTCGGCTCCTCCTCGATGCCGCACAAGGTCAACGCGCGAAACTGCGAGCGGATCTGCGGCTTCTCCACGATTCTCGGCGGGTTTGTGACGATGACGAGCGGGCTCTCGGGTCACCAGTGGAACGAGGGCGATGTGTCGTGCTCGGTGGTGCGCCGGCTGGCGCTGCCCGATTCGTTCTTCGCGATCGACGGACTGCTCGAGACGTTCATCACGGTGCTGCGGCAGATGGAGGTTTTCCCGGCGGCGATCGCGGCGGAGAACGAGCGCAACCTGCCGTTCCTCGCAACGACGACGATCCTGATGGAGGCGGTGAAGCGAGGCGGCGGTCGCGAGACCGCGCATGCCGCCATCAAGGAGCACACGCTCGCGGCCGCGAAGGCACTGCGCTCCGGCGGCGGCGATGCCGACCTGCTCAGCCGACTCGCTGGCGACAAACGGATCGGGCTGAACAAAAGAGCGCTGCAAACGATTTTGGGCGAAAGCGCCCGATTCGTCGGCGCCGCGCCGCATCAGGTCGACGCGTTTCTCGATGACGTGAAGCCCTTGGCAAAAAAGCACAAGGGCGCCACCGACTACCGGCCCGCGCGGCTGCTGTAA
- a CDS encoding pyrimidine/purine nucleoside phosphorylase, which yields MSSVPAQFANVTAVTKANVYFDGRVVSHTIVFADGVKKTLGLIYPGNYHFGTGAPERMEIVAGSCRAKLDGATETRDYAAGQQFDVPGKSGFDIEVTSGICEYVCSFL from the coding sequence ATGTCCTCCGTCCCTGCGCAGTTTGCCAACGTCACTGCCGTCACCAAGGCCAACGTCTACTTCGACGGCCGGGTGGTGAGCCACACGATCGTCTTCGCCGATGGGGTGAAGAAAACCCTCGGGCTGATTTACCCCGGCAACTACCACTTCGGCACCGGTGCGCCGGAACGGATGGAGATCGTCGCCGGCTCGTGCCGGGCCAAGCTCGACGGCGCAACCGAAACGCGCGACTACGCCGCCGGCCAGCAATTCGACGTGCCCGGCAAGTCCGGGTTCGACATCGAGGTGACCAGCGGCATCTGCGAATACGTCTGCTCGTTCCTGTGA